In one Drosophila pseudoobscura strain MV-25-SWS-2005 chromosome X, UCI_Dpse_MV25, whole genome shotgun sequence genomic region, the following are encoded:
- the Rok gene encoding rho-associated protein kinase 1 isoform X5 — MDVERRRRANTLEREMRDPTSICNVDCLLDTVSALVSDCDHDTLKRLKNIEQYAAKYKPLAQRINQLRMNVEDFDFIKLIGAGAFGEVQLVRHKSSSQVYAMKRLSKFEMMKRPDSAFFWEERHIMAHANSEWIVQLHFAFQDSKYLYMVMDFMPGGDIVSLMGDYDIPEKWAIFYTMEVVLALDTIHNMGFVHRDVKPDNMLLDNYGHLKLADFGTCMRMGANGQVVSSNAVGTPDYISPEVLQSQGVDNEYGRECDWWSVGIFLYEMLFGETPFYADSLVGTYGKIMDHKNSLSFPQEVEISEQAKALIRAFLTDRTQRLGRYGIDDIKAHPFFRNDTWSFDNIRESVPPVVPELTSDDDTRNFEDIERDEKPEEVFPVPKGFDGNHLPFIGFTYTGDYQLLSSDTVDAEAKEPNSVNSNTSNNHAHGHGHNHRHRTSNSNELKRLEALLERERGRADALEKQETSLRHKIELSGKREVELQRIAAEYEKDLAQRKNNYKVAMQKVEQEIELRKKTEALLVETQRNLENEQKTRTRDLNISEKVVSLEKQLQEMEHSYKSETENTQKLKKQNAELGFTLKTQEEKVRDMVDMIDTLQKHKEELGQENADLQAQVVQEKNMRSQLKELHKETENKMQTLTNDIERTLVREQKAKEDNRALLERISELEKSHASLDFELKAAQGRYQQEVKAHQETEKSRLVSREEANLQEVKALQSKLNEEKSARIKADQNWQEKERQLNMLSVDYRQIQLRLQKLEGECRQESEKVAALQSQLDQEHSKRNALLSELSLLSSEVAHLRSRENQLQKELSTQREAKRRFEEDLSQLKGTHHEALANNRELQEQLDAELCFSRLYKTQANENREESAERLAKIEDLEEERVSLKHQVQVAVARADSEALARSIAEETVADLEKEKTIKELELKDFIMKHRNEINAKEATLATLKEAETELHKKLGQKANEYEDLVQQHKKQQDELGQLRATKDEEITKLLDKCKTEVLLKQVAVNKLAEVMNRRDSDLQKQKGKARSTAELRKKEKEMRRLQQELSQERDKFNQLLLKHQDLQQLCAEEQQHKQKMVMEIDCKATEIEHLQSKLNETASLSSADNDPEDSQDSVFEGWLSVPNKQNRRRGHGWKRQYVIVSSRKIIFYNSDIDKHNTTDAVLILDLSKVYHVRSVTQGDVIRADAKEIPRIFQLLYAGEGASHRPDEQSQLDVSVLHGNSNEERPGTIIHKGHEFVHITYHMPTACEVCPKPLWHMFKPPAAYECKRCRNKIHKEHVDKHDPLAPCKLNHDPRCARDMLLLASTPEEQSLWVARLLKRIQKSGYKANSSNNNSTDGSKISPSQSTRSSYKPFVANVQRSATLPANSSLK, encoded by the exons ATGGATGTGGAAAGGCGGCGTCG AGCGAACACGCTCGAGCGCGAGATGCGCGATCCGACCAGCATTTGCAATGTGGACTGCCTGCTGGATACGGTATCGGCCCTGGTCAGCGACTGCGACCACGACACCCTCAAGCGGCTGAAAAACATCGAACAGTATGCTGCCAAAT ATAAACCCCTGGCGCAGAGGATCAATCAGCTGCGCATGAATGTCGAGGACTTCGACTTCATTAAGCTAATCGGCGCCGGGGCCTTTGGAGAGGTGCAACTGGTGCGGCACAAGTCCTCCAGCCAGGTGTACGCCATGAAGCGGCTGTCCAAATTCGAGATGATGAAGCGCCCGGACTCGGCCTTCTTCTGGGAGGAGCGTCACATTATGGCCCATGCCAACTCCGAGTGGATTGTCCAactgcattttgcatttcag GACTCCAAATACCTGTACATGGTGATGGACTTTATGCCCGGCGGTGACATCGTCTCGCTGATGGGGGACTACGATATACCCGAGAAGTGGGCCATTTTCTACACAATGGAGGTGGTGCTGGCCCTGGACACCATTCACAACATGGGCTTTGTGCACCGTGACGTGAAGCCGGACAACATGCTGCTCGACAATTACGGGCATCTGAAGCTCGCCGATTTCGGCACCTGTATGCGCATGGGCGCCAACGGCCAGGTGGTGTCCAGCAATGCGGTCGGCACGCCGGACTACATCAGTCCGGAGGTGCTGCAGTCGCAGGGTGTCGACAATGAGTATGGTCGGGAGTGCGACTGGTGGTCGGTGGGGATCTTCCTCTACGAGATGCTCTTCGGGGAGACGCCCTTCTACGCGGACTCACTGGTGGGCACCTACGGCAAGATCATGGACCACAAGAACTCGCTCAGCTTCCCCCAGGAGGTGGAGATCAGCGAACAGGCCAAGGCCCTGATCCGGGCATTCCTCACAGATCGGACGCAGCGTCTGGGCCGCTACGGCATCGATGATATCAAGGCGCATCCGTTCTTCAGAAACGACACCTGGTCCTTTGACAATATCAGGGAGAGTGTGCCGCCGGTTGTGCCGGAGCTAACCTCGGACGACGATACGCGCAACTTTGAGGACATCGAGAGGGACGAAAAGCCCGAGGAGGTGTTCCCCGTACCGAAGGGCTTTGATGGCAATCACCTGCCCTTCATCGGCTTCACCTACACGGGCGACTACCAGCTGCTGTCCAGCGACACCGTCGACGCCGAGGCCAAGGAGCCCAATTCGGTgaacagcaacaccagcaacaaccaTGCCCACGGCCATGGGCACAACCATCGCCATCGTACCTCCAACTCCAACGAGCTGAAGCGGCTCGAGGCACTGCTCGAGAGGGAGCGCGGCCGAGCCGATGCTCTGGAGAAGCAGGAAACCAGCCTGCGGCACAAGATCGAGCTGAGCGGCAAGCGTGAGGTCGAACTGCAGCGCATTGCGGCCGAGTACGAGAAGGATCTGGCGCAGCGAAAGAACAACTACAAGGTGGCCATGCAGAAGGTGGAGCAGGAGATCGAGCTGCGCAAGAAGACGGAGGCCCTGCTGGTGGAGACGCAGCGCAATCTGGAGAACGAGCAGAAGACGCGCACACGCGATCTCAACATCAGCGAGAAGGTCGTCTCGCTGGAGAAGCAGCTGCAGGAGATGGAGCACAGCTACAAGAGCGAGACGGAGAACACGCAGAAGCTGAAGAAGCAGAACGCGGAGCTCGGCTTCACACTGAAGacgcaggaggagaaggtgcGCGACATGGTCGACATGATCGACACACTGCAGAAGCACAAGGAGGAGCTGGGCCAGGAGAATGCCGATCTGCAGGCGCAGGTGGTGCAGGAGAAGAACATGCGCTCCCAGCTGAAGGAGCTGCATAAGGAGACGGAGAACAAGATGCAGACCCTCACCAATGACATTGAGCGCACCTTGGTCCGCGAGCAGAAGGCCAAAGAGGATAACCGCGCGCTGCTGGAGAGGATCAGTGAGCTGGAGAAGAGCCATGCAAGTCTCGACTTTGAGCTGAAGGCGGCCCAGGGTCGCTACCAGCAGGAGGTCAAGGCCCACCAAGAGACTGAAAAGTCGCGACTGGTCTCTCGCGAGGAGGCCAATCTGCAGGAGGTCAAGGCCCTGCAGTCCAAGCTGAACGAGGAGAAGTCCGCCCGGATCAAGGCGGACCAGAACTGGCAGGAGAAGGAGCGCCAGCTGAACATGCTCTCCGTGGACTACCGCCAGATCCAGCTGCGGCTGCAGAAGCTGGAGGGCGAGTGCCGCCAGGAGTCGGAGAAGGTGGCCGCCCTCCAGTCGCAGCTGGACCAGGAGCACAGCAAGCGAAACGCCCTGCTCTCGGAGCTCAGTCTGCTCAGCTCGGAGGTGGCGCATCTGCGCTCCCGCGAGAATCAGCTGCAGAAGGAGCTTTCCACGCAGCGCGAGGCCAAGCGACGCTTCGAGGAGGACCTGTCGCAGCTGAAGGGCACCCACCACGAGGCCCTGGCCAACAATCgggagctgcaggagcagctggaTGCCGAGCTGTGCTTCTCCCGGCTGTACAAGACGCAGGCCAACGAGAATCGGGAGGAGAGCGCCGAGCGTTTGGCCAAGATCGAGGATCTGGAGGAGGAACGCGTCTCGCTCAAGCACCAAGTGCAAGTGGCCGTCGCTCGGGCTGACTCGGAGGCCCTGGCCCGCTCGATAGCCGAGGAAACGGTGGCCGATCTCGAGAAGGAGAAGACCATCAAGGAGCTGGAACTGAAGGACTTCATCATGAAGCACCGCAACGAGATCAATGCAAAGGAGGCGACGCTCGCCACCCTCAAGGAGGCGGAGACAGAGCTGCACAAGAAGCTCGGCCAGAAGGCCAACGAGTACGAGGATCTCGTCCAGCAGCACAAGAAGCAGCAGGACGAGCTGGGCCAGCTGCGCGCCACCAAGGACGAGGAGATCACCAAGCTGCTGGATAAATGCAAGACCGAGGTGTTGCTCAAGCAGGTGGCCGTCAACAAGCTGGCCGAGGTGATGAACCGACGCGACTCGGACTTGCAGA AGCAAAAGGGCAAGGCCCGGTCCACGGCCGAGCTGCgcaagaaggagaaggagatgcGCCGCCTGCAGCAGGAGCTGTCCCAGGAGCGTGACAAATTcaatcagctgctgctgaagcaccaggacctgcagcagctgtgcgccgaggagcagcagcacaagcagAAGATGGTCATGGAGATCGACTGCAAGGCCACCGAGATTGAGCATCTCCAGAGCAAGCTGAACGAGACGGCCTCGCTCTCATCCGCCGACAACGATCCCGAGGACAGTCAG GACTCGGTCTTCGAGGGCTGGCTGAGTGTGCCAAACAAGCAGAACCGTCGGCGCGGCCACGGCTGGAAGCGCCAGTATGTGATTGTCTCCTCGCGCAAGATCATCTTCTACAACTCGGACATCGACAAGCACAACACGACGGACGCTGTGCTCATACTGGATCTGAG CAAGGTATACCACGTGCGCAGCGTCACCCAGGGCGATGTCATACGCGCCGATGCCAAAGAGATTCCGCGCATCTTTCAGCTGCTGTATGCCGGCGAGGGCGCCTCTCATCGTCCGGACGAGCAGAGCCAGCTGGATGTGAGCGTGCTGcatggcaacagcaacgaggAGCGTCCCGGCACCATCATCCACAAGG GTCATGAATTTGTGCACATCACCTACCACATGCCCACAGCGTGCGAGGTGTGCCCGAAGCCATTGTGGCACATGTTCAAGCCGCCGGCGGCTTACGAATGCAAGAG ATGCCGCAACAAGATACACAAGGAGCATGTGGACAAGCATGATCCGCTGGCGCCCTGCAAGCTCAATCATGATCCGCGCTGTGCCCGCgatatgctgctgctggcctccACGCCCGAGGAGCAATCGCTGTGGGTGGCCCGTCTGCTGAAGCGTATCCAAAAGAGTGGATACAAGGCGAATTCgtcaaacaacaacagcaccgATGGCAGCAAGATATCGCCCAG CCAATCGACCCGCTCCTCCTACAAGCCGTTTGTTGCGAACGTGCAGCGCTCCGCCACGCTACCAGCCAACTCATCGCTGAAATGA
- the Rok gene encoding rho-associated protein kinase 1 isoform X2, whose amino-acid sequence MDVERRRRANTLEREMRDPTSICNVDCLLDTVSALVSDCDHDTLKRLKNIEQYAAKYKPLAQRINQLRMNVEDFDFIKLIGAGAFGEVQLVRHKSSSQVYAMKRLSKFEMMKRPDSAFFWEERHIMAHANSEWIVQLHFAFQDSKYLYMVMDFMPGGDIVSLMGDYDIPEKWAIFYTMEVVLALDTIHNMGFVHRDVKPDNMLLDNYGHLKLADFGTCMRMGANGQVVSSNAVGTPDYISPEVLQSQGVDNEYGRECDWWSVGIFLYEMLFGETPFYADSLVGTYGKIMDHKNSLSFPQEVEISEQAKALIRAFLTDRTQRLGRYGIDDIKAHPFFRNDTWSFDNIRESVPPVVPELTSDDDTRNFEDIERDEKPEEVFPVPKGFDGNHLPFIGFTYTGDYQLLSSDTVDAEAKEPNSVNSNTSNNHAHGHGHNHRHRTSNSNELKRLEALLERERGRADALEKQETSLRHKIELSGKREVELQRIAAEYEKDLAQRKNNYKVAMQKVEQEIELRKKTEALLVETQRNLENEQKTRTRDLNISEKVVSLEKQLQEMEHSYKSETENTQKLKKQNAELGFTLKTQEEKVRDMVDMIDTLQKHKEELGQENADLQAQVVQEKNMRSQLKELHKETENKMQTLTNDIERTLVREQKAKEDNRALLERISELEKSHASLDFELKAAQGRYQQEVKAHQETEKSRLVSREEANLQEVKALQSKLNEEKSARIKADQNWQEKERQLNMLSVDYRQIQLRLQKLEGECRQESEKVAALQSQLDQEHSKRNALLSELSLLSSEVAHLRSRENQLQKELSTQREAKRRFEEDLSQLKGTHHEALANNRELQEQLDAELCFSRLYKTQANENREESAERLAKIEDLEEERVSLKHQVQVAVARADSEALARSIAEETVADLEKEKTIKELELKDFIMKHRNEINAKEATLATLKEAETELHKKLGQKANEYEDLVQQHKKQQDELGQLRATKDEEITKLLDKCKTEVLLKQVAVNKLAEVMNRRDSDLQKQKGKARSTAELRKKEKEMRRLQQELSQERDKFNQLLLKHQDLQQLCAEEQQHKQKMVMEIDCKATEIEHLQSKLNETASLSSADNDPEDSQHSSLLSLTQDSVFEGWLSVPNKQNRRRGHGWKRQYVIVSSRKIIFYNSDIDKHNTTDAVLILDLSKVYHVRSVTQGDVIRADAKEIPRIFQLLYAGEGASHRPDEQSQLDVSVLHGNSNEERPGTIIHKGHEFVHITYHMPTACEVCPKPLWHMFKPPAAYECKRCRNKIHKEHVDKHDPLAPCKLNHDPRCARDMLLLASTPEEQSLWVARLLKRIQKSGYKANSSNNNSTDGSKISPSQSTRSSYKPFVANVQRSATLPANSSLK is encoded by the exons ATGGATGTGGAAAGGCGGCGTCG AGCGAACACGCTCGAGCGCGAGATGCGCGATCCGACCAGCATTTGCAATGTGGACTGCCTGCTGGATACGGTATCGGCCCTGGTCAGCGACTGCGACCACGACACCCTCAAGCGGCTGAAAAACATCGAACAGTATGCTGCCAAAT ATAAACCCCTGGCGCAGAGGATCAATCAGCTGCGCATGAATGTCGAGGACTTCGACTTCATTAAGCTAATCGGCGCCGGGGCCTTTGGAGAGGTGCAACTGGTGCGGCACAAGTCCTCCAGCCAGGTGTACGCCATGAAGCGGCTGTCCAAATTCGAGATGATGAAGCGCCCGGACTCGGCCTTCTTCTGGGAGGAGCGTCACATTATGGCCCATGCCAACTCCGAGTGGATTGTCCAactgcattttgcatttcag GACTCCAAATACCTGTACATGGTGATGGACTTTATGCCCGGCGGTGACATCGTCTCGCTGATGGGGGACTACGATATACCCGAGAAGTGGGCCATTTTCTACACAATGGAGGTGGTGCTGGCCCTGGACACCATTCACAACATGGGCTTTGTGCACCGTGACGTGAAGCCGGACAACATGCTGCTCGACAATTACGGGCATCTGAAGCTCGCCGATTTCGGCACCTGTATGCGCATGGGCGCCAACGGCCAGGTGGTGTCCAGCAATGCGGTCGGCACGCCGGACTACATCAGTCCGGAGGTGCTGCAGTCGCAGGGTGTCGACAATGAGTATGGTCGGGAGTGCGACTGGTGGTCGGTGGGGATCTTCCTCTACGAGATGCTCTTCGGGGAGACGCCCTTCTACGCGGACTCACTGGTGGGCACCTACGGCAAGATCATGGACCACAAGAACTCGCTCAGCTTCCCCCAGGAGGTGGAGATCAGCGAACAGGCCAAGGCCCTGATCCGGGCATTCCTCACAGATCGGACGCAGCGTCTGGGCCGCTACGGCATCGATGATATCAAGGCGCATCCGTTCTTCAGAAACGACACCTGGTCCTTTGACAATATCAGGGAGAGTGTGCCGCCGGTTGTGCCGGAGCTAACCTCGGACGACGATACGCGCAACTTTGAGGACATCGAGAGGGACGAAAAGCCCGAGGAGGTGTTCCCCGTACCGAAGGGCTTTGATGGCAATCACCTGCCCTTCATCGGCTTCACCTACACGGGCGACTACCAGCTGCTGTCCAGCGACACCGTCGACGCCGAGGCCAAGGAGCCCAATTCGGTgaacagcaacaccagcaacaaccaTGCCCACGGCCATGGGCACAACCATCGCCATCGTACCTCCAACTCCAACGAGCTGAAGCGGCTCGAGGCACTGCTCGAGAGGGAGCGCGGCCGAGCCGATGCTCTGGAGAAGCAGGAAACCAGCCTGCGGCACAAGATCGAGCTGAGCGGCAAGCGTGAGGTCGAACTGCAGCGCATTGCGGCCGAGTACGAGAAGGATCTGGCGCAGCGAAAGAACAACTACAAGGTGGCCATGCAGAAGGTGGAGCAGGAGATCGAGCTGCGCAAGAAGACGGAGGCCCTGCTGGTGGAGACGCAGCGCAATCTGGAGAACGAGCAGAAGACGCGCACACGCGATCTCAACATCAGCGAGAAGGTCGTCTCGCTGGAGAAGCAGCTGCAGGAGATGGAGCACAGCTACAAGAGCGAGACGGAGAACACGCAGAAGCTGAAGAAGCAGAACGCGGAGCTCGGCTTCACACTGAAGacgcaggaggagaaggtgcGCGACATGGTCGACATGATCGACACACTGCAGAAGCACAAGGAGGAGCTGGGCCAGGAGAATGCCGATCTGCAGGCGCAGGTGGTGCAGGAGAAGAACATGCGCTCCCAGCTGAAGGAGCTGCATAAGGAGACGGAGAACAAGATGCAGACCCTCACCAATGACATTGAGCGCACCTTGGTCCGCGAGCAGAAGGCCAAAGAGGATAACCGCGCGCTGCTGGAGAGGATCAGTGAGCTGGAGAAGAGCCATGCAAGTCTCGACTTTGAGCTGAAGGCGGCCCAGGGTCGCTACCAGCAGGAGGTCAAGGCCCACCAAGAGACTGAAAAGTCGCGACTGGTCTCTCGCGAGGAGGCCAATCTGCAGGAGGTCAAGGCCCTGCAGTCCAAGCTGAACGAGGAGAAGTCCGCCCGGATCAAGGCGGACCAGAACTGGCAGGAGAAGGAGCGCCAGCTGAACATGCTCTCCGTGGACTACCGCCAGATCCAGCTGCGGCTGCAGAAGCTGGAGGGCGAGTGCCGCCAGGAGTCGGAGAAGGTGGCCGCCCTCCAGTCGCAGCTGGACCAGGAGCACAGCAAGCGAAACGCCCTGCTCTCGGAGCTCAGTCTGCTCAGCTCGGAGGTGGCGCATCTGCGCTCCCGCGAGAATCAGCTGCAGAAGGAGCTTTCCACGCAGCGCGAGGCCAAGCGACGCTTCGAGGAGGACCTGTCGCAGCTGAAGGGCACCCACCACGAGGCCCTGGCCAACAATCgggagctgcaggagcagctggaTGCCGAGCTGTGCTTCTCCCGGCTGTACAAGACGCAGGCCAACGAGAATCGGGAGGAGAGCGCCGAGCGTTTGGCCAAGATCGAGGATCTGGAGGAGGAACGCGTCTCGCTCAAGCACCAAGTGCAAGTGGCCGTCGCTCGGGCTGACTCGGAGGCCCTGGCCCGCTCGATAGCCGAGGAAACGGTGGCCGATCTCGAGAAGGAGAAGACCATCAAGGAGCTGGAACTGAAGGACTTCATCATGAAGCACCGCAACGAGATCAATGCAAAGGAGGCGACGCTCGCCACCCTCAAGGAGGCGGAGACAGAGCTGCACAAGAAGCTCGGCCAGAAGGCCAACGAGTACGAGGATCTCGTCCAGCAGCACAAGAAGCAGCAGGACGAGCTGGGCCAGCTGCGCGCCACCAAGGACGAGGAGATCACCAAGCTGCTGGATAAATGCAAGACCGAGGTGTTGCTCAAGCAGGTGGCCGTCAACAAGCTGGCCGAGGTGATGAACCGACGCGACTCGGACTTGCAGA AGCAAAAGGGCAAGGCCCGGTCCACGGCCGAGCTGCgcaagaaggagaaggagatgcGCCGCCTGCAGCAGGAGCTGTCCCAGGAGCGTGACAAATTcaatcagctgctgctgaagcaccaggacctgcagcagctgtgcgccgaggagcagcagcacaagcagAAGATGGTCATGGAGATCGACTGCAAGGCCACCGAGATTGAGCATCTCCAGAGCAAGCTGAACGAGACGGCCTCGCTCTCATCCGCCGACAACGATCCCGAGGACAGTCAG CACTCCTCTCTGCTCTCCCTCACACAGGACTCGGTCTTCGAGGGCTGGCTGAGTGTGCCAAACAAGCAGAACCGTCGGCGCGGCCACGGCTGGAAGCGCCAGTATGTGATTGTCTCCTCGCGCAAGATCATCTTCTACAACTCGGACATCGACAAGCACAACACGACGGACGCTGTGCTCATACTGGATCTGAG CAAGGTATACCACGTGCGCAGCGTCACCCAGGGCGATGTCATACGCGCCGATGCCAAAGAGATTCCGCGCATCTTTCAGCTGCTGTATGCCGGCGAGGGCGCCTCTCATCGTCCGGACGAGCAGAGCCAGCTGGATGTGAGCGTGCTGcatggcaacagcaacgaggAGCGTCCCGGCACCATCATCCACAAGG GTCATGAATTTGTGCACATCACCTACCACATGCCCACAGCGTGCGAGGTGTGCCCGAAGCCATTGTGGCACATGTTCAAGCCGCCGGCGGCTTACGAATGCAAGAG ATGCCGCAACAAGATACACAAGGAGCATGTGGACAAGCATGATCCGCTGGCGCCCTGCAAGCTCAATCATGATCCGCGCTGTGCCCGCgatatgctgctgctggcctccACGCCCGAGGAGCAATCGCTGTGGGTGGCCCGTCTGCTGAAGCGTATCCAAAAGAGTGGATACAAGGCGAATTCgtcaaacaacaacagcaccgATGGCAGCAAGATATCGCCCAG CCAATCGACCCGCTCCTCCTACAAGCCGTTTGTTGCGAACGTGCAGCGCTCCGCCACGCTACCAGCCAACTCATCGCTGAAATGA